The Bemisia tabaci chromosome 5, PGI_BMITA_v3 genome includes a window with the following:
- the LOC109037849 gene encoding uncharacterized protein, whose translation MGTDQKLMYAFRGWIAFVAFMDLGVAVRSYIEKRCFLGEHSYTQSDQLLEKEDPTLPRILGMYSILKALALIHCTVFIHYRPIVSMGVCSLLLTIIMYLAEAFYYHSTTLNFYVVFPCVLNGITLFGLIFMPKRLLEGPPVIEDENAELLRQAAAFRKRKTPNKSK comes from the exons ATGGGCACTGATCAAAAACTTATGTACGCTTTTCGAGGATGGATTGCCTTTGTGGCTTTCATGGACTTAGGAGTAGCAGTTAGATCCTACATTGAAAAAAGATGTTTTTTAGGGGAACATTCTTACACTCAGTCTGACCAACTACTGGAGAAAG AAGACCCAACTCTGCCTCGTATTTTGGGAATGTATTCAATTCTGAAAGCTTTAGCCTTAATTCATTGTACTGTATTCATTCACTATAGACC AATTGTTAGCATGGGCGTTTGCTCCCTTTTACTCACAATAATAATGTACCTTGCAGAGGCGTTTTATTACCACTCGACAACTTTGAACTTTTATGTTGTCTTCCCTTGCGTGTTGAATG GTATCACTTTGTTTGGACTAATATTTATGCCTAAAAGATTACTGGAAGGCCCTCCAGTTATCGAGGATGAAAATGCTGAACTCTTGCGACAAGCTGCAGCATTTCGAAAGCGGAAAACCCCCAATAAATCAAAATGA